The genomic region GAAGAGTTAAAGAAAAAAGAGCAGGAGTTACGCAGGGAGCTGTTTAATTTGAGATTTCAACTTGCAAAGGGTGAGCTTCAGAATGTAAAAAGAATCAGGGCAGTAAAAAAAGACATTGCAAGAATTTTAACGATTATTACAGAGAAACAAAGAGGAATAAGGAGTTAGTGATATGCCGAAAAAGATATTAAAAGGCACAGTTGTAAGCGATAAAATGGATAAAACAGTGGTGGTTTCTGTGGAAAGAATTT from Thermodesulfovibrio sp. 3907-1M harbors:
- the rpmC gene encoding 50S ribosomal protein L29, whose amino-acid sequence is MKTVELRNFSIEELKKKEQELRRELFNLRFQLAKGELQNVKRIRAVKKDIARILTIITEKQRGIRS